CTGGCTGCTCGCCGGGTACCAGCGCAACGCGACGCCGCCCGGCGGCGCGCTCGCGTTCCATCTTTATCGTGGGAAGACCACCGGCAGCTACTTCGTCCGGCTCTTCTACTACGCGCAATCGCCGCAACAGCTGCGCGAGCTTGCGCGGCTCGACGTTTCGCACCCGCCGTCGCGCGCCGAGATCGCCCTTCCGGCTTGTGTCGCCGACGGCGCCAAGGCGGGCGCCGGCATGGCGTGTCCCTGGATGACCTTCGAGCGGCTCGCCACCGGCGCGATCGACCGCGCCTGCGTGGGCGCCGGCAAGCCGCAGAAGGCCTCGGCTCCAAAGATGTGAGAGAAGCCTGCTACTCGGAAGAGCGCGGCATGCGCGCTACGAACCCGGCGCCGAAGCCGGCCACGACGCCCCAGATCAGCCAGCGGACCTCGCTCAGTACCCCCGGTGATTTCCCGACCGCGCGCGCCACCTGCACGCGCGCCAACCCGCCGAACGAAAGCAGCAGCACGCCTGCCAGCACCAGCCCCAGCAGCGCGCCGATCACTCCGTGCTGTAGGGCGCGCACCGCGGTCTCTTCATCGGGCTTCCCCGCCAGCGCGGCGCGAAAACCGAGGAACCCGAGATACAGCGCCAGCGCGGCGATGAAGATCGAGAGCACCTGGAAGCGCCGCACCGGCACTGCCAGGGCAGCGACCGCCAGCCCTGCCAGCGCCGCGAAACACGTCCCCGTCACCGCGCTGACCGCCGGGATGACGTACTGTGCGCCTTTCATCGTTCACCTCGTCCCGAAAACCGCCGCTCGCCCATGGTAGTGCTTGTCCCTGACGTTACACTACTGGGAGCCGTGCCTGGGTGGCGAAACTGGCAGACGCACGGGACTTAAAATCCCGAGCCCCGAAAGGGGCGTGAGAGTTCGAGTCTCTCCCCGGGCACCAGCGCACTCCTCACTACTTACTCCTAACTCCCACTTTTTTCTGGTAGGCTTCGCCTTCCCCCAAGGAGCCTTGGTGTACTGCAACGTCTGCGGCACGGCCAACGTCGAGCACGCGCGCTTCTGTGTCCATTGCGGCAGCGCCATGGCAGGACAGACTCTCGTCGTTCCGCCGCAGGCGGCGGCCGCAGCTCCCCAGGCCGCACCCGCCATCGTGCCGCCGGCGGTGCTTCCCGCTCCGGGTTCGCTGCCGCCGACTGCGGGCGCGATGCCGCAGACCAGCGGCAAGGCCGTCGCCAGCATGGTGATGGGACTGGCGAACGCCATGTTCGCCTTCCTGTTCTTCCCGCTCGCTGTCCTGGCGGTGATCTTCGGGCACATGGCGCGCACCGAGATCCGCAAGAGCGGCGGCCGCCTCAAGGGCGACGGCTTCGCCGTGACGGGCCTCATCACCGGCTACGGGAGCCTTGGCTTGGTCGTGCTCATCATGGCCATCGCCATCGTCGGCGCCGCCGGCGACTCCTTCGGCGACCTGGGCGGAAGCGGCGGCGGCGAGACCCAAGCCCTGGGCGCGCTCCGCACCTACCTGGTCGCGACCGTGACTTACGACGCGCAGTTTGCCAGGGGCTATCCGCCCTCGCTCGCCGCCATGGGACCCGGCGACGGCAGCGAGAATGGCGCGGGCCTGCTCGATGCGAGCATGACCTCCGGCGAGAAGTACGGCTATCGCTACACCTACACGCCTCTGGACCTGAACGCCGACGGCATCTACGAGGCCTTCACGCTCACCGCCGACCCGGCCGGTTTCAGCAGCCTCAGCGGCCGCCACTTCTTCGTCGACGAGAGCGGGATTATCCGTGTGGAAACGGACCACATGGCCACCTCGGATAGCCCACAACTCCAATAGCATCAGGCGTTTACGACGACGACGCGGCAGATCTTCAATGAACGGCCGTTCAGTTTTTGCATTGCTTTCTGGGCATTTTCTGCTAAGCTATGCGGTTTCCATGGGGTTAGGTAGGGCTCTCTGGGCAACGATTTCCTGCCACGGTGAATCCGTAAGCCTCTCGGCCGAATCCAATAACTCAGCGCCACACAGCGACATACATCCGTAAATCTTAAAAGAGGGCAGAACTGTAATCATGGCAAAGCGTCGCGGCAATCCGAACTGGGGCAAGCCGGAGCCGATCGGGCCGATCATCCCGGTCGTGACCTCCTTCGAGCAGGCGGTGAAGGAGTTCAAGCTGACCCCGGACCAGTACATCCGCTCGACCCGGCTGCGCGAGTGGGCGCGCCGGAACAAGAACTCGAAGTTCATCCCTGAGTCGCTGCTGCAGGCCTGGGGCTTCGAGATCGAGTCCACCCTCTAACCGCGGGATCTGCACGGGCCGTCCGCCGCGGCGGACGGCCTTTTGCTTTCCGGGCACTCTGCCCGCTGCCGCCGCGGCATCTAAAATCCTTGCCGCACGATGTCGTGGGACCTCAATACCGCGCACCTGCTCGGCGTCCTGGTCGCCGCCAGCTTCGCCGCCGGCCTGAACGTGTATGCCACGGTCGCGACGCTCGGCCTGTTGTCGCGAGCCGGCTTGTTCGACCTCCCGCCGGCGCTGCACATGATCGCCAGCTGGTGGGTCATCGGTATCGCCGCGCTGCTGTTCGCGGTCGAGTTCTTCGCCGACAAGATCCCGGCATTCGACCTGCTGTGGAACGCGCTGCAGACGTTCGTGCGCGTGCCCGTCGCCGCGCTCATCGCCTGGGGCGCTACCGCGCAGCTCTCCCCTGCCGACCAAGTGCTGGCTACGGCTCTGGGCGCGGCCATCGCCTTCGCCGCGCACAGCGGCAAGATCGCGGCGCGGGCTGCCGTCAGTCCCTCGCCGGAGCCGGTCTCCAACAGCCTGCTCAGCCTGGCGGAAGACCTGGTCGCGGTGGGGCTGACGTGGTTTGCCACGCAGCATCCGTATCTCGCGGGCGCCATCGTCGCGGTCCTGCTGGTCGTCCTGGTCCTGCTGATCCGCTGGGTGTGGCGGGCGATGAAGGCGCTGTTCCGCGGGGCGGGCGAGGAGCTGCGGGCGCTCGAGCATCGCGCATGACCGGCGGGTTTGACCGGCTCTCGACCGCATGAGATATTTGTGCGTTTGAGCGCGCTTCCCCGACGCTGCAAGGAGCTAGCCCTCGCATGGTGCGACTGATCCCGCGGGAAACCAAGTTCTTCGACATGTTCCACGAGATGTCCACCAACCTCACCGACGGCGCCCGCCTGCTGCGGCAGCTGCTCGGTGATTACCAGAACGTCGAAGTGCGCGTGCAGGAACTCGCCGACATCGAGCACAAGGGCGACGACATGACGCACGCCATCCTGACCAAGCTCAACCAGACGTTCATCACGCCGTTCGACCGCGAGGACATCCACAAGCTGGCCGCGACCATCGACGACGTGCTCGACTTCGTGCACGCCGCGGCCGAGCGGCTCACCATGTACAAGATCACGCGCGTGCCGCCGGAAGCGGCCGCGCTGGCCGACGTGGTGGTGCGCCAGAGCGAGCAGATCACCAAGGCCGTCGCCGGCCTGGAGAAGCACTCGGGCGTGCTCGACGCCTGCGTGGAGATCAACCGCCTGGAGAACGAAGCCGACCTGATCGCCCGCAACGCCATCGCCAAGCTGTTCGAGACCGAGCGCGACCCCATCACTCTCATCAAGATCAAAGAGCTGTATGAAGTGCTCGAGACGGCGAGCGACAAGGCGGAAGACGCCGCCAACGTGCTCGAGAGCGTCGTGCTGAAGAGCGCCTGATCCCGTTGCCTACTCCGGAATCGTGCGAGGAGCCTGAGACGTGACCACCGAGCAGTGGCTGCTGATCCTCACCGTCGCCGTCGCGCTGGGCTTCGACTTCATCAACGGCTTCCACGACGCCGCCAACAGCATCGCGACCGTTGTTTCCACGCGCGTGCTCTCGCCGCGCATCGCGGTCGCCTGGGCGGCGTTCTTCAACTTCGTCGCCGCGTTCCTGCTCGGCACGGCCGTGGCCAAGACCATCGGCAAGGGCATGATCGACCTGCAGTACGTCAACCAGTACGTGGTCCTCTGCGCCCTGATCGGCGCGATCGTGTGGGACCTGCTGACGTGGTGGTGGGGCCTGCCGACCTCGTCGTCGCACGCGCTCATCGGCGGCTACGCCGGCGCGGCCATCGCCAAGGCGTGGACGCTCCACGTCATCATCCCCGCCGGCTGGTACAAGACGCTCCTCTTCATCGTGCTGGCGCCGCTGATGGGCCTGGTGCTCGGGCTGGGGATGATGGTCGCGGTCTCGTGGATCCTGAAGAACAAGTCGCCGCGCGGCGTGGACAACTGGTTCCGAAAGCTCCAGCTGCTCTCCGCCGCCGCCTACTCGCTGGGACACGGCGGCAACGATGCGCAAAAGACGATGGGCATCATCGCCGGCGCGTTGTTCACCGGCGGCATCCTGACCAAGGAGCAGATGCAGGCGGAGTGGGGCCCCTACAAGTGGCCCATCATCCTCTCCGCCCACCTGGCCATCGCGCTCGGCACCTACTTCGGCGGGTGGCGCATCGTCCATACGATGGGATCGAAGATCACTAAGCTCAAGCCGGTCGGCGGATTCTGCGCGGAGACCGCCGGCGCCATCACGCTGTTCGGGACCGCACTCGCCGGCATCCCCGTCTCGACCACACACACCATCACCGGCGCCATCATCGGCGTCGGCGCTACGCATCGTCTCTCCGCGGTGCGCTGGGGCGTGGCGCAACGCATCGTCTGGGCGTGGATCCTGACCATCCCGGCCTCGGCGCTGGTCGCCGCCGTCTGCTTCTGGCTCATCAAGTTGTTTGTGAGCGGAGCCTAGTCCCGGGGGCACCCCCTCCCCCTCCCCCCTCTCCCCTCTCCCAAGAGCGATCTTTTGCTTTCAGCAAGTTAGGGAGCGCGGAGGGGCTAAGTCTTTTCAAACACCGTGGTTGCGGGCAAGTTCTTGATCTACCGGGACTTATCGGTCTGCTGTCCAATGAAATCAGCAGCTTGCAAACCACGGTAAGGGGCCACCTACCGTGGTTCTACCGTGAATCTGTTTTCAAAGAGCGTGGTTGCGTGAGGCACACTGTGCCACTCCCAGTATGACCGACGGCGGGGGCAAAAGCGGACATCGCAGCCAAGGCTGAATCACGCCACTTCTCAATGGTTTAGCAAGAAAAGCTAAAGCGCAGGGCCTTGACAGGTTCTAGCGGGCGGTACGGGCGGGGACCGCGACCGGGACCTGCTCGACGATCTCGATGGTGTAGCCCTCGAGCGCGGCGATCTTGCGGGGGTGGTTGGTCAGGAGGCGCACGCGGTGCAGGTTCAGGTCGCTCAGGATCTGCGCGCCGATGCCGACCTCGCGCTGCGTCTTGCGCTGGTGCTCGGGATGAGCGGGCTCGCGCACGTCGCGATGGAAGGCCAGCGTCGGCTTGTCGCCGATCTTCTCGATGGAGAAACCCTTGCCGGTCTGGTGCAGGTAGATGAGGGCGCCGCGGCCTTCTTCCGCGATCATCTGGAGGGAGCGCTCGATGATGGCATGGCAGTCGCACCAGGTCGCGCCGAAGACGTCGCCCACCAGGCAGTGCGAGTGCATGCGGACCAGCACCGGCGCCGAGCCGGCATGCTCCACGTCGCCCTTGACGAGGGCGACGTGCGACTCGCCATCGAGCTGGCTCTCGTAGGCGATCATGCGGAACTCGCCGTGGGCGGTCGGCAGCAGCGCTTCGCCCACGCGATGCACGTAGCGCTCGTGCTTCATGCGGTAGCGAATGAGCTCGGCCACGGTCAGCATCTTCAGGCCGTGCTGGGCGCAGAACTTGAGCAGGTCGGGGACGCGCGCCATGGAGCCGTCGTCGTTCATGATCTCGCAGATGACGCCGGCGGGGATCATCCCGGCCAGGCGCGCCAGGTCGACGGAGGCCTCGGTCTGCCCGGCCCGGACGAGCACGCCGCCCCTGCGCGCGCGCAGCGGAAACATGTGCCCCGGGCGCACCAGGTCGCTCGGGCGCGACTTGGGGTCGATGGCGACGTGGATAGTGCGGGCGCGGTCGTGCGCGGAGATGCCGGTGGTCACGCCGTCGCGGGCGTCAACCGCCTCGCAGAACGCGGTGCCGTACTGCGAGGTGTTCTCCGCGGTCATGGGGCCGATGCGGAGGTGGTCGAGGCGGTCCTCGGTCATCGCCAGGCAGACCAGGCCGCGGCCGTAGCGGGCCATGAAATTGATGGCCTCGGGCGTCACTTTCTCGGCGGCCATGGTGAGGTCGCCTTCGTTCTCGCGGTCCTCGTCGTCGACCACCACGACCATGCGGCCGGCGCGGATCTCGGCGAGCGCGGTCTCGACGTCCGTGAATGGGGCTTGCAGGGGCATCCAGCTTGGGATTCTAACAGGCAGGAAACGGCGCAGGTTTACTAGGCAGGAGACACCGGTAGGGACGTCCGTCCCAACGTCCGAGAGACGGCCAGCAGGCCGTCTCTACCGCGGAACGATCGCCTTCTAGCTCGGCTTGCGGACCTTGATCTCCTCGTCCTTGATGTGGAACTGCGCGGAGCAGCTGTCGGAGCCGCAGATCACCGGGATCAGTCCGACCACCTGCTTGCGCGTGATGAGCCCCAGCGTCCCGCACTCCGGGCAGGAGAGCACGGCCCAGTAGGGGTCGTCGCCCTCGCCCACGTCACCGGCATTCTCCAGCACGAACAGGGTTCCCGGCTCCATCTGCTCCGGGATCCATTCGCTCAGGATGTTGAGTTCCGCGACCATCTCACCTCCGTGGAACGCCTTGCCTGTGGTGCCTAAGAAGCCGTTGCTGCCTTTCTATGAATTCAACCGCGGCGGCGCTTGCGCGCCCGGTCTTCCGACGCCGACGCGCTCGCCTTCTTCAGGCCCCTGATCTCCGCGCGGATCTGCCGCACCGCGTCGCTCAGGCCGATGGCCAGCATCGGCTGGCGCGCGTTCTTCAGCAGGTCCACGATCTCCTGCGCCGAGTGCTCGAGGTAGATGGTCTTGCCGTCGGTGAGCAGGTGGTAATCGGAGTCGCCGCTCACGGTCTCGACCAGGCGCTTGCCGAGCTCGCGCTGGAGGAAGCGCATCACCTTGCGCACGCGCTGCAGGGAGAAGCCCTTGGTGCGGAGCTCGACGATGACTGCGACCTCGGCCAGATCGTCGAACGAATACAGCCGGCGATGGCCGGCGCGCTGCGGCACGACGATGCCGCGCTCGTCCCACCACTGCAGCTGGCGCGGCGTGATGCCCGTCAGCTCGACCACTTCGTTCGATGTGAACCGTGTCGTCATGGTTTGCGCCGAATGTTTAAAACAAACACCCAGCAAAATGTTTGAAACATTCTAGGCGCCGAACGTGTCCTGTCAACAGAAAAGAGACCCTAGGTAGTCAACAGGGGCCGGGCGATCGGGCGATCGGGCCAGCGAGCGAATGATGGGCGGGCCGCGCCGCGGAAGGGGCCGGCGAAGCCTGAGGTCTTGCTAGCGAGTCGCCGGCGGCGCGAGGCAAGGCGGCGGCTGGGGGTGGTTGTCACGCGCGAGCGCTTCGGGCTCGCGGCCGTCCTTCTTCAATGCGGCGGCGAGGCGCTCGACGCCCGACCTCGCGTCCGCGCTGCCCTTCCCTGCCGGGTCGAGCTTGACCGCGGCGTCGTACGCAAGATACGCGCGCTCACTCTCGTTGAGCTTCTCGTACGCGCGACCGATGCGCAGGTGGATGGCGGCATCGCCGGGTTTCTGCTCGACCGCCTCGCGGTAGCGCAGGAGGGCGCCGCGGTAGTTCTTGTCGGCGAAGTAGTAATCGCCAACCTCGACGTTGTGGGCCGCTCCCACCGGATCATAGGTGACGGCCGCCGAGGAGCTCTCCGAGCCGCCGCGAGCGGCCGATGGGATGGCGGAGCCCTGAGGCGCCTCGTTGGGGTGCGTGGTGGGCTGGGTGCAGAAGCTGAAGACGCAAACGCTCGTCGCGCCGAAGCGTCCCTTGCGTTTCGCTTCCGTCTGTAGCTTCTTGATCTCCGCGACGTACTCGTCGACGCCCTTGTCCTGGTAGCAGGCGGCTTCGGTCTTCACTTCGTCCTGCTTCGGCGTGGCATCTTGCGCAAACGCCGGCAGCGCCGCAGCAGCCAGTACAAGCCCCAGCAGACGCCGCACGCTACCCTCCCCCGACGAAGTGGACGATCTCGAGCTGGTCGCCTTCGCGCAGCGGGGTGTCGGCCCACCTGGCGCGCGCGACGATCTCGCGATTCAGCTCCACGGCCACGCGGTCGGCCTTCATGCCGAGCTGCTCGATGAGGGCATCGAGCGAAGCCAGCCGGCCGAAGGAGCGCTCCTCGCCGTTGATGCGGAGCTTCATGCCTTCACTATAGATGATGGAAAGCGCGCGAGGACGACTAGCCGCGCTTGAGGAGGAACTTGCGCGTGGCCTGGCGGCCGTTCGCCTTGGCCTGCACCAGCACGGCAGCCTCGGCGAGCGAGTTCTCGTCGAGGAAGATCTTCATCTCGGCGTTGCCGCCGGCGTCGGTGACCGCCTGCGAGTAGATGGGCTGGTCGTTGGCGACGTTCAGCCGCGACGTGAGCTGCGCGCCTGCAACACCGGCGCCGTTCTCGGTGACGGAGAAGCGCATCACGACCGAGCTCTCCTTGTACACCGCGCCCGCGTTCACCCACTGGATGATGAGTCCCGGGGGATTCGCTGGCGGCGCGGTCTCGCTCCCAGCCGGCGCAGCGCCATTCCCCGTCGGGGCGGCGCCATTCCCAGCCGGCGCCGCGTGCGTGGCGGGCTGGCCGGAGGGGTCGAGGCCGAGCATCTCGTTCAGCCTGCCTTCCCGGATGCCGTCGAGCATGCCGCGATGCTGGGATTTCAGCAGGTCGTGCATGTGCTCTTCGGTGAAGTCGGGCTTTTCCATGGCCTCGGCGTAGGAGCTGGCTTTCTTGCCGATGCAGCGGCCGCGCACAAAGACCTGCGTCTGGAGCAGTTTCTCGGCCTTACGGGCCTCGCTCTGCACGTGGTAGACGGTGTCGCCGTGCTTGATGTCGGTGTTGAATCCGAAGATCATCGGCGGTCGTGTAAGTGACGGGAAACACAGCCCGAACCATCGCGCGGCTTACCTTGACTCAACTCCGCGCGACTTCTATATTCGACTGTTTCACCCGTCTTAAGTGGCGCGGATTATACACCGGTTCCTATGCCCGACAACTATCTCGCCCGCTACGTGCCGTTGCTCATCCAGTTTCTCGTGGCCGCGGGTATTGCGGGCGGAATGGTGCTGCTGTCGTGGCTGCTCGGCAAACATAAGCCGACCGCGGTCAAGCAAGCGCCCTACGAGTGCGGCATGATCCCGGTGGGCGACGCCCGCCAGCGCTTCTCGGTGAAGTTCTACCTGGTCGCTATGTTGTTCATCCTGTTCGACGTAGAAGCCATCTTCCTGTACCCGTGGGCGGTGCTGCTGCGCGACGAACTGAAGATGTTCGGCTTCTGGGAGATGCTGGTGTACGTGGTCGTGATCCTGGGCGGCTTCTTCTATATATGGAAGAAGGGCGTGTTCGACTGGGCCGTCGCCGACACCGATCAACTCGTCGGCCTCTCCGATCGCGCGGGGAGCCGCTAGATGCCGCTCACGCCGGCGGTCACCGGGATCGAACCGCTCAAGGACCGGCCGGAGGTCGCACGCCTGGTGGCCGCGAACGCCGAGGCCATCCCCGACGCGAAGCTCGACCGCGATGAGCTGACCATCTGGATCGACCGCGCGTTCATCCGCGAAGCCGTGGCGCTGCTGCGCGACGACGCCGCGACGCAATACAACTTCCTCGCCGACGTCACCTGCGTCGACTGGCACCCCAGCGTGCCGCGGTTCGAAGTGGTGTATCACCTGCTCTCCATCCCGCGGAAGGCACGGGTGCGGCTCAAGGTGCGCCTGGCGGAAGACGGGGCGATCGAATCGGTGACCAGCGTGTGGCCGTCGGCGAATTTCTACGAGCGCGAGATCTTCGACCTGTTCGGGATCCACTTCGTCGGCCACCCCGACCTGCGGCGCATCCTGATGCCGGACGACTGGGAAGGCCATCCGCTGCGCAAGGACTATCCGGTGGAGGGGTATCGCTGATGGCGCACCTCACGCCCACGCCGGTGCTCG
Above is a genomic segment from Terriglobales bacterium containing:
- a CDS encoding NADH-quinone oxidoreductase subunit C, coding for MPLTPAVTGIEPLKDRPEVARLVAANAEAIPDAKLDRDELTIWIDRAFIREAVALLRDDAATQYNFLADVTCVDWHPSVPRFEVVYHLLSIPRKARVRLKVRLAEDGAIESVTSVWPSANFYEREIFDLFGIHFVGHPDLRRILMPDDWEGHPLRKDYPVEGYR
- the ribB gene encoding 3,4-dihydroxy-2-butanone-4-phosphate synthase encodes the protein MPLQAPFTDVETALAEIRAGRMVVVVDDEDRENEGDLTMAAEKVTPEAINFMARYGRGLVCLAMTEDRLDHLRIGPMTAENTSQYGTAFCEAVDARDGVTTGISAHDRARTIHVAIDPKSRPSDLVRPGHMFPLRARRGGVLVRAGQTEASVDLARLAGMIPAGVICEIMNDDGSMARVPDLLKFCAQHGLKMLTVAELIRYRMKHERYVHRVGEALLPTAHGEFRMIAYESQLDGESHVALVKGDVEHAGSAPVLVRMHSHCLVGDVFGATWCDCHAIIERSLQMIAEEGRGALIYLHQTGKGFSIEKIGDKPTLAFHRDVREPAHPEHQRKTQREVGIGAQILSDLNLHRVRLLTNHPRKIAALEGYTIEIVEQVPVAVPARTAR
- a CDS encoding tetratricopeptide repeat protein; this encodes MRRLLGLVLAAAALPAFAQDATPKQDEVKTEAACYQDKGVDEYVAEIKKLQTEAKRKGRFGATSVCVFSFCTQPTTHPNEAPQGSAIPSAARGGSESSSAAVTYDPVGAAHNVEVGDYYFADKNYRGALLRYREAVEQKPGDAAIHLRIGRAYEKLNESERAYLAYDAAVKLDPAGKGSADARSGVERLAAALKKDGREPEALARDNHPQPPPCLAPPATR
- a CDS encoding inorganic phosphate transporter, translating into MTTEQWLLILTVAVALGFDFINGFHDAANSIATVVSTRVLSPRIAVAWAAFFNFVAAFLLGTAVAKTIGKGMIDLQYVNQYVVLCALIGAIVWDLLTWWWGLPTSSSHALIGGYAGAAIAKAWTLHVIIPAGWYKTLLFIVLAPLMGLVLGLGMMVAVSWILKNKSPRGVDNWFRKLQLLSAAAYSLGHGGNDAQKTMGIIAGALFTGGILTKEQMQAEWGPYKWPIILSAHLAIALGTYFGGWRIVHTMGSKITKLKPVGGFCAETAGAITLFGTALAGIPVSTTHTITGAIIGVGATHRLSAVRWGVAQRIVWAWILTIPASALVAAVCFWLIKLFVSGA
- a CDS encoding DUF4190 domain-containing protein, with protein sequence MAGQTLVVPPQAAAAAPQAAPAIVPPAVLPAPGSLPPTAGAMPQTSGKAVASMVMGLANAMFAFLFFPLAVLAVIFGHMARTEIRKSGGRLKGDGFAVTGLITGYGSLGLVVLIMAIAIVGAAGDSFGDLGGSGGGETQALGALRTYLVATVTYDAQFARGYPPSLAAMGPGDGSENGAGLLDASMTSGEKYGYRYTYTPLDLNADGIYEAFTLTADPAGFSSLSGRHFFVDESGIIRVETDHMATSDSPQLQ
- a CDS encoding DUF4126 domain-containing protein, translating into MSWDLNTAHLLGVLVAASFAAGLNVYATVATLGLLSRAGLFDLPPALHMIASWWVIGIAALLFAVEFFADKIPAFDLLWNALQTFVRVPVAALIAWGATAQLSPADQVLATALGAAIAFAAHSGKIAARAAVSPSPEPVSNSLLSLAEDLVAVGLTWFATQHPYLAGAIVAVLLVVLVLLIRWVWRAMKALFRGAGEELRALEHRA
- the ndhC gene encoding NADH-quinone oxidoreductase subunit A, with translation MPDNYLARYVPLLIQFLVAAGIAGGMVLLSWLLGKHKPTAVKQAPYECGMIPVGDARQRFSVKFYLVAMLFILFDVEAIFLYPWAVLLRDELKMFGFWEMLVYVVVILGGFFYIWKKGVFDWAVADTDQLVGLSDRAGSR
- a CDS encoding histidine-type phosphatase; the protein is KRAPLAKAPAASKVVMLLGHDTNIANLGGLLNADWLLAGYQRNATPPGGALAFHLYRGKTTGSYFVRLFYYAQSPQQLRELARLDVSHPPSRAEIALPACVADGAKAGAGMACPWMTFERLATGAIDRACVGAGKPQKASAPKM
- a CDS encoding DUF47 domain-containing protein, coding for MVRLIPRETKFFDMFHEMSTNLTDGARLLRQLLGDYQNVEVRVQELADIEHKGDDMTHAILTKLNQTFITPFDREDIHKLAATIDDVLDFVHAAAERLTMYKITRVPPEAAALADVVVRQSEQITKAVAGLEKHSGVLDACVEINRLENEADLIARNAIAKLFETERDPITLIKIKELYEVLETASDKAEDAANVLESVVLKSA
- a CDS encoding MerR family transcriptional regulator produces the protein MTTRFTSNEVVELTGITPRQLQWWDERGIVVPQRAGHRRLYSFDDLAEVAVIVELRTKGFSLQRVRKVMRFLQRELGKRLVETVSGDSDYHLLTDGKTIYLEHSAQEIVDLLKNARQPMLAIGLSDAVRQIRAEIRGLKKASASASEDRARKRRRG
- the thiS gene encoding sulfur carrier protein ThiS, which codes for MKLRINGEERSFGRLASLDALIEQLGMKADRVAVELNREIVARARWADTPLREGDQLEIVHFVGGG